From a region of the Halolamina sp. CBA1230 genome:
- a CDS encoding MFS transporter: protein MLPGDTRQRLLVAVAAATRFGAGILLGTGLAFYLGENDASALVVGLVTTAYFLGMTVFSPFWGAVADVTGRRRAVLVATGLGATLALGPLFLFSGVWVPILSRGLYAVFAVGFSPVMLAIASARGGDEGRGRSLGFFNAARATGFTGGQLGAGLLLGLLVPEGVYSIIVAASLASALVVVFLDDSVAPQPDSQPTVGELLAEVRRRLLPAVDDRDHLRRNGLWMLYLALGFRNATVIGLMGLMPVYLPGTLGLSEFAMGVLLAINPAGQTVFMLLFGRVADAWGRKPLVVVGMAGSGLFALVAAAATLVSGPLRLAVAGLSFVVVGAAYSAMTTGALAFIGDVAPDERESELMGLRSTAKGVGGVVGPVAIGGLASLVGYPTAFAVGSSLAFLAAGLAGWKLIESREGVVLPGQEPVVGDD, encoded by the coding sequence ATGCTCCCCGGGGACACGCGCCAGCGGCTGCTCGTCGCCGTCGCCGCAGCCACGCGGTTCGGGGCGGGCATCCTGCTCGGCACGGGGTTGGCGTTCTACCTCGGCGAGAACGACGCCTCGGCGCTGGTCGTCGGGCTGGTCACCACCGCGTACTTCCTCGGGATGACCGTCTTCTCGCCGTTCTGGGGCGCCGTCGCCGACGTGACGGGTCGCCGCCGCGCGGTGCTGGTGGCGACCGGGCTCGGGGCGACGCTCGCGCTCGGGCCGCTGTTCCTGTTCTCGGGCGTCTGGGTGCCGATCCTCTCCCGCGGGCTGTACGCGGTGTTCGCCGTCGGCTTCTCGCCGGTGATGCTCGCCATCGCCTCCGCACGCGGCGGCGACGAGGGGCGGGGGCGCTCGCTCGGCTTCTTCAACGCCGCGCGGGCCACCGGCTTCACCGGCGGCCAGCTCGGGGCCGGACTGCTGCTCGGCCTGCTCGTGCCCGAAGGCGTCTACTCGATCATCGTCGCCGCCAGCCTCGCGTCGGCGCTGGTGGTGGTGTTCCTCGACGACAGCGTGGCCCCACAGCCCGACAGCCAGCCGACGGTCGGCGAACTGCTCGCGGAGGTCCGCCGGCGGCTGCTCCCGGCGGTCGACGACCGCGACCACCTCCGGCGGAACGGGCTCTGGATGCTCTACCTCGCGCTGGGGTTCCGGAACGCCACCGTCATCGGGCTGATGGGGCTGATGCCGGTGTACCTCCCCGGGACGCTGGGGCTCTCGGAGTTCGCGATGGGCGTCCTGCTGGCGATCAACCCTGCGGGCCAGACCGTGTTCATGCTGCTGTTCGGCCGGGTCGCCGACGCGTGGGGGCGGAAACCGCTCGTCGTCGTCGGCATGGCCGGCTCGGGGCTGTTCGCGCTGGTGGCTGCCGCAGCGACGCTGGTCTCGGGCCCGCTGCGACTCGCCGTCGCCGGGCTCTCGTTCGTCGTCGTCGGCGCCGCCTACTCCGCGATGACGACGGGCGCGCTGGCGTTCATCGGTGACGTGGCGCCCGACGAGCGCGAATCCGAACTCATGGGGCTGCGTTCGACGGCGAAAGGCGTCGGCGGCGTCGTCGGCCCGGTCGCCATCGGCGGCCTCGCCAGCCTCGTCGGCTACCCGACCGCGTTTGCCGTCGGCTCCTCGTTGGCGTTTCTCGCGGCCGGGCTCGCGGGGTGGAAGCTGATCGAGAGCCGTGAGGGCGTCGTGTTGCCGGGGCAGGAGCCGGTCGTGGGGGACGACTGA
- a CDS encoding nuclear transport factor 2 family protein — protein sequence MSHEATVRRYYELVDAAEYDALVELFTEDVVYERPGQSTIEGREALRTFYEEGRPLSNGEHELHAVVSDSAEQRSAGNRTQSDDGDTVAVRGTFRGEQDSESVELGFADFHEFEDGAIARRYTYTDRDTV from the coding sequence ATGAGCCACGAGGCCACCGTCCGCCGCTACTACGAGCTGGTCGACGCCGCCGAGTACGACGCGCTGGTCGAACTGTTCACCGAGGACGTCGTCTACGAGCGACCCGGGCAGTCGACGATCGAAGGGCGGGAGGCACTGCGGACGTTCTACGAGGAAGGTCGCCCGCTCTCGAACGGCGAGCACGAACTGCACGCGGTCGTTTCCGACAGCGCGGAGCAACGCTCCGCGGGCAATCGGACGCAGTCCGATGACGGGGACACCGTCGCAGTCCGCGGGACGTTCCGCGGGGAACAGGACAGCGAATCGGTCGAACTCGGGTTCGCGGACTTCCACGAGTTCGAGGACGGGGCGATCGCACGCCGCTACACGTACACGGATCGAGATACGGTCTGA
- a CDS encoding type II toxin-antitoxin system HicA family toxin, which yields MVSRDFSGREIVKVLQKFGYRHDRTRGDHAILKYTNPDTGETRTVTVPLHDRVRTGTLQSIADQCGADDFHAWCAWIDEHR from the coding sequence ATGGTCTCGCGGGATTTCTCCGGCCGGGAGATCGTGAAGGTCCTCCAGAAGTTCGGCTACCGTCACGACCGAACCCGTGGGGATCACGCGATTCTGAAGTACACGAACCCGGACACGGGCGAGACACGCACCGTCACGGTGCCGCTCCACGATCGGGTTCGAACTGGGACCCTCCAGAGCATCGCCGATCAGTGTGGTGCCGACGATTTCCACGCGTGGTGTGCGTGGATCGACGAGCATCGATAG
- a CDS encoding type II toxin-antitoxin system HicB family antitoxin yields MSTGREIRLIEEDDGWWSAVDEGTGVASQGETREEALENLDEALSATAEAEDAGTSAPEPDAPWFES; encoded by the coding sequence ATGAGCACCGGTCGAGAGATCCGCCTGATCGAGGAAGACGACGGGTGGTGGTCCGCGGTCGACGAGGGGACGGGTGTAGCCAGTCAGGGTGAAACCCGCGAGGAGGCCCTCGAGAACCTCGACGAGGCGCTCTCGGCGACCGCGGAGGCGGAGGACGCCGGGACGTCGGCGCCGGAGCCCGACGCCCCCTGGTTCGAGAGCTGA
- a CDS encoding NUDIX hydrolase produces MVPPISLRTRRAIDDRIDRLRERYGQFPVVDATRLNDPEFFEHGVEMFESGGRGAAGARVTDDDGRLLLIRDDRDPETWVLPGGGHEPGETFPETARREVREETGVDCEVSSVWRAVRKRFVHREQPQRRGYLLELFFTADAVGGEAGVYPNRLEEGEEVLEVRWFDDVPANAIPVVEDRTAPPVV; encoded by the coding sequence ATGGTCCCCCCAATATCGCTCCGTACTCGCCGTGCGATCGACGACCGGATCGACCGACTCCGCGAGCGGTACGGCCAGTTCCCGGTCGTCGACGCCACTCGGCTCAACGACCCCGAGTTCTTCGAACACGGCGTCGAGATGTTCGAGTCTGGGGGTCGTGGCGCGGCCGGCGCCCGCGTGACCGACGACGACGGGCGACTCCTCCTGATCCGTGACGACCGCGACCCCGAGACCTGGGTGCTCCCCGGCGGCGGCCACGAACCGGGCGAGACGTTCCCCGAGACCGCCCGCCGCGAGGTCCGGGAGGAGACGGGCGTCGACTGCGAGGTATCGAGCGTCTGGCGTGCGGTCCGGAAGCGGTTCGTCCACCGCGAGCAGCCCCAGCGCCGCGGGTATCTGCTGGAGTTGTTCTTCACCGCCGACGCCGTGGGCGGGGAGGCGGGAGTCTATCCGAACCGGCTGGAGGAGGGGGAGGAGGTGCTCGAAGTGCGGTGGTTCGACGACGTGCCGGCGAACGCGATTCCGGTGGTCGAGGACCGGACCGCGCCGCCGGTGGTCTAA
- a CDS encoding translation initiation factor eIF-2B, which yields MIDETVAEIRQMRSHSSSAVAVKAATALRELLDREYVSADAFDRDLEHNAGALRRANPSHASLHTAMRGIVDRVVGEADTPEEAKALLEQAIEDAVERVESGKHRAAAHAADTFADGETILTHDYSSTVLEAVETACADGTHLTAYVTEARPRYLGRKTARRLAGIDRVEPHLLVDSAAGYVMNEIDRVVVGMDCIVEGTLYNRIGTYPIVAVAARENVPVTVVGSSAKVIDEFRFENEFRPGSEVMREPVEGVEIENPAYDATPTELVDTLVTDEGVTEP from the coding sequence ATGATCGACGAGACGGTCGCCGAGATCCGGCAGATGCGGAGCCACTCCTCCTCCGCGGTCGCCGTGAAAGCCGCCACCGCGCTCCGGGAGCTGCTCGACCGCGAGTACGTCTCCGCGGACGCGTTCGACCGCGATCTCGAGCACAACGCCGGCGCGCTCCGGCGCGCGAACCCCTCCCACGCCTCGCTCCACACCGCGATGCGCGGTATCGTGGATCGCGTCGTCGGCGAGGCCGACACCCCCGAGGAAGCGAAGGCGTTGCTCGAACAGGCTATCGAGGACGCCGTCGAGCGCGTCGAATCCGGGAAACACCGCGCGGCTGCCCACGCCGCCGACACGTTCGCGGACGGCGAGACGATCCTGACCCACGACTACTCCTCGACCGTGCTCGAGGCGGTCGAGACCGCCTGCGCGGACGGCACCCACCTCACCGCCTACGTCACCGAGGCCCGGCCGCGCTACCTCGGGCGCAAGACCGCCCGCAGGCTCGCGGGGATCGATCGCGTCGAGCCCCACCTGCTGGTCGACAGCGCCGCCGGCTACGTCATGAACGAGATCGACCGCGTCGTCGTCGGGATGGACTGCATCGTCGAGGGGACGCTGTACAACCGGATCGGTACCTACCCCATCGTCGCCGTCGCCGCACGGGAGAACGTCCCCGTGACGGTCGTCGGCTCCTCGGCGAAGGTGATCGACGAGTTCCGGTTCGAGAACGAGTTCCGCCCGGGGAGCGAGGTGATGCGCGAACCCGTCGAGGGCGTCGAGATCGAGAACCCCGCCTACGACGCGACGCCGACGGAGCTGGTGGACACGCTGGTCACCGACGAGGGCGTCACCGAGCCCTGA
- a CDS encoding acetate--CoA ligase has translation MTGDGADRTPGAAIDPPSWFSSGAAVSDPGIDEQFEREWPDCWERAGDLLDWERPYETAFRGGDTPPFEWFPGGRLNASVNCLDRHLPERKNQRALVWEGQLDGGRSYTYLELYREVNALAAGLRDLGVEEGDVVTIYLPMVPELPAAMLACARLGAVHNVVFAGFSADALAERMERADSGFLVTCDGYYRRGDAIAQKNKADNARLAVDRDVDVVVLDHLGQGVHLGEGYHDYCELIDAHEGAEVESVARDAADPLFRIYTSGTTGEPRGVTHTTGGYLAHVAWTAQSVLDIRPEDTHWCAADIGWITGHSYVVYGPLALGTTTVLSAGTADHPERDRLWKLIDRHAVDVFYTAPTAIRAFMKWGAEHPERHDLSSLRLLGTVGEPIDERAWHWYRDHIGGGECPIVDTWWQTETGAILVSTLPGVDAMKPGAAGKPLPGIEAEVVGPTGEPIDPGERGELVITRPWPGMPTALADGTDWGERATTERDGWRYYPEDAATIDDEGYVTFLGRTDEAVNVAGRRFSTMELESTIVGVPGVAEAAVVGADHETTGTAIYAYVAPEHGAEEADLRERVRDAVEDAVGSVAVPEAVVFTPDLPKTRSGKIMRRLLEDVANDEDLGDTSALRNPEIVGELQSRTPN, from the coding sequence ATGACGGGTGACGGCGCCGATCGGACGCCGGGCGCGGCCATCGACCCCCCGTCGTGGTTCAGCTCGGGCGCGGCGGTCTCAGACCCCGGGATCGACGAGCAGTTCGAACGGGAGTGGCCCGACTGCTGGGAGCGTGCCGGCGACCTGCTCGACTGGGAGCGGCCGTACGAGACGGCGTTCCGCGGCGGCGACACCCCGCCGTTCGAGTGGTTCCCCGGCGGCCGGCTCAACGCCTCCGTCAACTGTCTCGACCGCCACCTCCCCGAGCGCAAGAACCAGCGCGCGCTCGTCTGGGAGGGCCAGCTCGACGGGGGACGGAGCTACACCTACCTCGAACTGTACCGCGAGGTGAACGCGCTGGCGGCGGGGCTGCGCGACCTCGGCGTCGAGGAGGGCGACGTGGTGACGATCTACCTCCCGATGGTGCCGGAGCTGCCGGCGGCGATGCTCGCCTGCGCCCGCCTCGGCGCGGTCCACAACGTCGTCTTCGCCGGGTTCTCCGCGGACGCGCTCGCGGAACGGATGGAACGGGCCGACTCGGGGTTCCTCGTGACCTGCGACGGCTACTACCGCCGCGGCGACGCCATCGCCCAGAAGAACAAGGCCGACAACGCCCGCCTCGCGGTCGACCGCGACGTGGACGTGGTCGTGCTCGACCACCTCGGCCAGGGTGTCCACCTCGGCGAGGGGTACCACGACTACTGCGAGCTGATCGACGCCCACGAGGGCGCCGAGGTCGAGTCAGTGGCCCGGGACGCCGCCGACCCGCTGTTCCGGATCTACACCTCCGGCACGACCGGCGAGCCGCGAGGGGTGACCCACACGACCGGCGGCTACCTCGCCCACGTCGCGTGGACGGCCCAGTCGGTGCTCGACATCCGGCCCGAGGACACCCACTGGTGTGCCGCCGACATCGGCTGGATCACGGGCCACTCCTACGTCGTCTACGGGCCGCTGGCCTTGGGAACGACGACGGTGCTGTCGGCAGGCACGGCCGACCACCCAGAACGCGATCGGCTCTGGAAGCTGATCGACCGCCACGCTGTCGACGTGTTCTACACGGCCCCGACCGCGATCCGGGCGTTCATGAAGTGGGGTGCTGAGCATCCCGAACGCCACGATCTCTCCAGCCTCCGCCTGCTGGGGACGGTCGGCGAACCGATCGACGAGCGCGCGTGGCACTGGTACCGCGACCACATCGGCGGCGGCGAGTGCCCGATCGTCGACACCTGGTGGCAGACCGAGACGGGCGCGATCCTCGTCTCGACGCTGCCCGGCGTCGACGCGATGAAGCCCGGTGCCGCCGGCAAACCACTACCCGGGATCGAGGCCGAGGTCGTCGGCCCCACCGGCGAGCCGATCGACCCCGGCGAGCGCGGCGAACTCGTCATCACCCGGCCGTGGCCGGGGATGCCGACGGCGTTGGCCGACGGTACCGACTGGGGCGAGCGCGCGACCACCGAGCGCGACGGCTGGCGCTACTACCCGGAGGACGCCGCGACGATCGACGACGAGGGGTACGTGACGTTCCTCGGGCGCACCGACGAGGCGGTCAACGTCGCCGGCCGGCGGTTCAGCACGATGGAACTGGAGTCGACGATCGTCGGCGTCCCCGGCGTCGCGGAGGCGGCGGTCGTCGGCGCCGACCACGAGACGACGGGAACCGCGATCTACGCCTACGTCGCGCCGGAACACGGCGCCGAGGAGGCCGACCTCCGGGAGCGCGTCCGCGACGCGGTCGAGGACGCCGTCGGCTCGGTGGCGGTCCCCGAGGCCGTCGTGTTCACCCCCGACCTCCCCAAGACGCGCTCGGGGAAGATCATGCGCCGCCTGCTGGAGGACGTGGCCAACGACGAGGACCTCGGTGACACGTCCGCGCTGCGCAACCCCGAGATCGTCGGCGAACTCCAGTCGCGGACGCCGAACTGA
- a CDS encoding bacterio-opsin activator domain-containing protein translates to MSLPPASYDRLRRATRTHREELVVRLAGEAGLRPVEQARLRPEDVLEHEGTQLVAVHSESTAAAREAGESPAPARETVLPDGVAHDLRQYAASNGIADDEPLFSVSPRRLAMLIREVSDRVDGVDATAPDLRDFFAADLLDDGVPPHIVAEAGGWERLDSLAPLLPEADRDALVQAVEERSQGSNGVSGLARPVLAVARELPHTLYDAEDRDEVAATVCDRLADAEAVRFAWLAERTDETVTLRHVAGVPERTVRDHLDDNREAMEDVAAEGSARELPGPDGAIVVAHVPGGDADGALLAVGTSKSVDDAATDAVAAVAGQTAHALAAVQRKRLLLSDSAVELEFRCPAAASTLADLSTALDCRIELSGIVPVDGDALLFYAAVEGADAEPVLTRVAATDAVDDARLLEGYDDGAAIELVLTATPVRPLVEHGGRVRSLAASDGVTTLTAELPGDADVRAAVDAVTDAHPSVGLTAKRQVDRPVETDAGFRERLGDRLSERQTTVLRAAYHAGYFEWPRDTTAEELADSVGVSAPTLHNHLRNAEGKLLTAFFEDPPARD, encoded by the coding sequence GTGTCACTACCCCCCGCGTCGTACGACCGTCTCCGGCGTGCGACCCGGACCCACCGCGAGGAGCTCGTCGTCAGGCTGGCCGGCGAAGCCGGGCTCCGGCCGGTCGAGCAGGCGCGGCTCCGGCCCGAGGACGTACTCGAACACGAGGGGACCCAGCTCGTTGCAGTCCACAGCGAGTCGACGGCCGCCGCGCGCGAGGCGGGCGAGTCGCCGGCGCCGGCCCGGGAGACGGTGCTGCCCGACGGCGTCGCCCACGACCTGCGGCAGTACGCGGCGAGCAACGGGATCGCGGACGACGAGCCGCTGTTCTCCGTCTCCCCCCGCCGGCTGGCGATGCTGATCCGGGAGGTGTCCGACCGCGTCGACGGCGTCGACGCAACTGCGCCGGACCTGCGCGACTTCTTCGCCGCCGACCTGCTCGACGACGGCGTTCCCCCCCACATCGTCGCCGAGGCGGGCGGGTGGGAACGGCTCGACAGCCTCGCGCCGCTGCTGCCCGAGGCCGATCGCGACGCGCTGGTCCAGGCGGTCGAGGAGCGCAGTCAGGGGTCCAACGGCGTCTCGGGGCTGGCTCGCCCCGTGCTGGCCGTCGCGCGCGAACTCCCCCACACGCTGTACGACGCCGAGGACCGCGACGAGGTCGCGGCGACCGTCTGTGACCGACTGGCCGACGCCGAGGCGGTCCGGTTCGCGTGGCTCGCGGAACGGACGGACGAGACCGTAACGCTCCGCCACGTCGCCGGCGTGCCGGAACGGACGGTTCGGGACCACCTCGACGACAACCGCGAGGCGATGGAGGACGTCGCCGCCGAGGGGTCTGCCCGCGAGCTTCCGGGCCCGGACGGGGCGATCGTCGTCGCCCACGTCCCGGGCGGCGACGCAGACGGCGCGCTGTTGGCCGTGGGGACGAGCAAGTCGGTCGACGACGCCGCGACGGACGCGGTCGCCGCCGTCGCCGGACAGACCGCCCACGCGCTGGCGGCCGTGCAGCGCAAGCGGCTGCTGCTCTCGGACTCGGCGGTCGAACTCGAGTTCCGGTGTCCGGCCGCGGCGTCGACGCTCGCCGACCTCTCGACGGCACTGGACTGTCGGATCGAACTCTCCGGGATCGTGCCCGTCGACGGCGACGCGCTGCTGTTCTACGCCGCCGTCGAGGGGGCGGACGCCGAGCCGGTGCTCACACGGGTGGCCGCGACCGACGCCGTCGACGACGCCCGGCTGCTGGAGGGGTACGACGACGGCGCGGCGATCGAACTGGTGCTGACCGCCACACCCGTCCGCCCGCTGGTCGAACATGGGGGACGAGTCCGGTCGCTCGCGGCGAGCGACGGCGTGACGACGCTCACGGCCGAACTCCCGGGCGACGCGGACGTGCGCGCGGCCGTCGACGCCGTGACCGACGCCCATCCCTCGGTGGGGCTAACCGCGAAACGGCAGGTGGATCGGCCGGTCGAGACCGACGCCGGGTTCCGGGAACGCCTGGGCGACCGGCTCTCGGAGCGCCAGACGACCGTGCTCCGGGCGGCCTACCACGCGGGCTACTTCGAGTGGCCTCGGGACACGACCGCCGAGGAGCTCGCCGACTCCGTCGGCGTCTCGGCGCCGACGCTGCACAACCACCTCCGCAACGCCGAGGGGAAGCTGCTCACCGCCTTCTTCGAGGACCCCCCTGCGCGGGACTGA
- the acs gene encoding acetate--CoA ligase, producing MGDQDAELEARLEGQDVFEPPESFVEQANVSDPEIYDEFEENWPECWQAAADMLDWESEYDTVLDDSNPPFYEWFTGGELNASANCLDRHLDERGDEAAIEWVGEPTAEANRTYTYEELHREVNEFAAALREMGVGEGDVVTMYMPMIPELPIAMLACARIGAPHSVVFAGFSADALATRMNAADSEYLVTADGYYRRGDPLDHLEKANEGLGGVDHEVSDTVVVGRLAANGDDHGHDLTESQHDYDDLIAAHEGAEVEPVARDAEDMLFLMYTSGTTGEPKGVKHTTGGYLAWSAWTSQAVLDVKPEDTYFCSADIGWITGHSYIVYGPLALGTTTMMYEGTPDHPERDRLWEIIEEYEATQLYTAPTAIRAFMKWGEEFPNSHDLSSLRLLGTVGEPINPRAWKWYYKHIGNEECPVVDTWWQTETGGMMVTTLPGIKDMKPGSAGPALPGVDAEILDTNGDEIEAGRAGYLTIQKPWPGMLRTLYQNDERFIDEYWREYSDTDSDDPEDWVYFPEDGAKIDEDDYITVLGRVDDVLNVSGHRLGTMEIESAIVSVEGVAEAAVVGGDHEVKGEAVYAYVITEDGYEGDDELRDAIVQSVEDAIGPIARPEQVIFTPELPKTRSGKIMRRLLEDIANGDELGDTSTLRNPEIVEEIRDSVQG from the coding sequence ATGGGAGATCAAGACGCCGAACTGGAAGCGCGGCTCGAAGGGCAGGACGTGTTCGAGCCGCCGGAATCGTTCGTCGAGCAGGCGAACGTCTCGGACCCGGAGATCTACGATGAGTTCGAGGAGAACTGGCCCGAGTGTTGGCAGGCAGCGGCCGACATGCTCGACTGGGAGTCGGAGTACGACACCGTACTCGACGACTCGAACCCGCCGTTTTACGAGTGGTTCACGGGCGGGGAGCTGAACGCCTCCGCGAACTGTCTCGATCGACACCTCGACGAGCGCGGCGACGAGGCCGCCATCGAGTGGGTCGGTGAGCCGACCGCGGAGGCCAACCGGACGTACACGTACGAGGAGCTCCACCGCGAGGTGAACGAGTTCGCGGCCGCACTCCGGGAGATGGGCGTCGGCGAGGGCGACGTGGTGACGATGTACATGCCGATGATCCCGGAGCTCCCGATCGCGATGCTGGCCTGTGCCCGCATCGGCGCGCCGCACTCGGTCGTGTTCGCGGGGTTCTCTGCGGACGCGCTCGCGACGCGGATGAACGCCGCCGACTCCGAGTATCTCGTGACTGCCGACGGCTACTACCGCCGTGGCGACCCGCTCGACCACCTCGAGAAGGCTAACGAGGGGCTCGGCGGCGTCGACCACGAGGTGTCGGACACCGTCGTCGTAGGCCGACTCGCGGCCAACGGCGACGACCACGGCCACGACCTGACCGAGTCCCAGCACGACTACGACGACCTGATCGCCGCCCACGAGGGTGCGGAGGTCGAGCCGGTCGCCCGCGACGCGGAGGACATGCTGTTCCTGATGTACACCTCCGGTACCACGGGCGAGCCGAAGGGGGTGAAACACACGACGGGCGGCTATCTCGCCTGGTCCGCGTGGACCTCCCAGGCCGTGTTGGACGTCAAGCCCGAGGACACGTACTTCTGCTCGGCCGACATCGGCTGGATCACCGGCCACTCCTACATCGTCTACGGCCCGCTCGCGCTCGGCACGACGACGATGATGTACGAGGGGACGCCGGACCACCCCGAGCGTGATCGGCTCTGGGAGATCATCGAGGAGTACGAGGCGACCCAACTGTACACCGCGCCCACCGCCATTCGCGCGTTCATGAAGTGGGGCGAGGAGTTCCCCAACAGTCACGACCTCTCCAGTCTGCGTCTCCTAGGGACCGTGGGCGAACCGATCAACCCCCGGGCCTGGAAGTGGTACTACAAACACATCGGGAACGAGGAGTGTCCCGTCGTGGACACCTGGTGGCAGACCGAGACGGGCGGGATGATGGTCACCACGTTGCCGGGGATCAAGGACATGAAGCCCGGCTCCGCGGGGCCGGCGCTGCCGGGCGTCGACGCCGAGATTCTCGATACCAACGGCGATGAGATCGAGGCCGGCCGCGCGGGCTACCTGACGATCCAGAAGCCGTGGCCGGGGATGCTGCGCACGCTGTACCAGAACGACGAGCGGTTCATCGACGAGTACTGGCGAGAGTACTCCGACACGGATTCGGACGACCCGGAGGACTGGGTGTACTTCCCCGAGGACGGCGCGAAGATCGACGAGGACGACTACATCACCGTGCTCGGGCGAGTGGACGACGTGCTCAACGTCTCGGGCCACCGCCTCGGAACGATGGAGATCGAGAGCGCGATCGTCAGCGTCGAGGGGGTCGCCGAGGCGGCCGTCGTCGGCGGCGACCACGAGGTGAAAGGTGAGGCAGTGTACGCCTACGTGATCACCGAGGACGGCTACGAGGGCGACGACGAACTCCGCGACGCCATCGTCCAGAGCGTCGAGGACGCCATCGGCCCGATCGCTCGCCCCGAACAGGTGATCTTCACCCCCGAACTCCCCAAAACGCGCTCGGGCAAGATCATGCGCCGCCTGCTCGAAGACATCGCCAACGGCGACGAACTCGGGGATACGTCAACACTGCGCAACCCCGAGATCGTCGAGGAGATCCGCGACAGCGTCCAGGGCTGA
- a CDS encoding DUF4212 domain-containing protein, with protein MTQNPSHEPDDSDDDLATDGGVAEQEEDVDYLDTEINILNPNTPFMRDHLKQVWAGFIAWTILTWGPVTATFLAPGLMTQEIPIIQFPAHYFTVAFVAPTSSLVLAFIYTRRRDRLDEKYGIDHSTPAGSEASPPEEGAAVSDGGEAE; from the coding sequence ATGACACAGAATCCCTCACACGAACCGGACGACTCGGACGACGACCTCGCCACAGATGGTGGGGTTGCCGAACAGGAGGAAGACGTCGATTATCTCGACACCGAGATCAACATCCTCAACCCGAACACGCCGTTCATGCGGGACCACCTGAAGCAGGTGTGGGCCGGCTTCATCGCGTGGACGATCCTCACGTGGGGGCCGGTGACGGCGACGTTCCTCGCGCCGGGGCTGATGACCCAGGAGATCCCGATCATCCAGTTCCCGGCCCACTACTTCACCGTCGCTTTCGTCGCCCCCACGAGTTCGCTCGTCCTCGCGTTCATCTACACCCGACGGCGCGACCGACTCGACGAGAAGTACGGGATCGACCACTCGACACCCGCCGGGAGCGAGGCCTCGCCGCCCGAGGAGGGCGCCGCCGTCTCCGACGGGGGTGAGGCGGAATGA